In Mycobacterium tuberculosis H37Rv, a single window of DNA contains:
- the sugA gene encoding sugar ABC transporter permease SugA, whose translation MTSVEQRTATAVFSRTGSRMAERRLAFMLVAPAAMLMVAVTAYPIGYALWLSLQRNNLATPNDTAFIGLGNYHTILIDRYWWTALAVTLAITAVSVTIEFVLGLALALVMHRTLIGKGLVRTAVLIPYGIVTVVASYSWYYAWTPGTGYLANLLPYDSAPLTQQIPSLGIVVIAEVWKTTPFMSLLLLAGLALVPEDLLRAAQVDGASAWRRLTKVILPMIKPAIVVALLFRTLDAFRIFDNIYVLTGGSNNTGSVSILGYDNLFKGFNVGLGSAISVLIFGCVAVIAFIFIKLFGAAAPGGEPSGR comes from the coding sequence GTGACCTCCGTTGAACAGCGGACCGCCACCGCGGTCTTTTCCCGTACCGGGAGCCGCATGGCCGAACGGCGACTGGCGTTCATGCTGGTCGCACCCGCCGCGATGTTGATGGTGGCGGTGACGGCCTATCCCATCGGTTACGCGCTGTGGCTTAGCCTGCAGCGCAACAACCTGGCCACCCCGAACGACACCGCGTTCATCGGGCTGGGCAACTATCACACGATCCTGATCGACCGGTATTGGTGGACGGCGCTGGCGGTGACGCTGGCGATCACGGCGGTTTCGGTGACGATCGAATTCGTCTTGGGGTTAGCGCTCGCCCTGGTAATGCACCGCACGCTGATCGGCAAGGGGTTGGTGCGCACCGCGGTGCTCATTCCGTACGGCATCGTCACGGTGGTCGCCTCGTATAGCTGGTACTACGCCTGGACGCCGGGCACCGGGTATCTGGCCAACCTGCTGCCGTATGACAGTGCGCCACTGACGCAACAGATCCCGTCGTTGGGCATCGTGGTGATCGCCGAGGTCTGGAAGACGACGCCGTTTATGTCGCTGCTGCTTTTGGCCGGGTTGGCGCTGGTCCCCGAGGATCTGCTAAGAGCAGCGCAGGTTGACGGCGCCAGCGCCTGGCGGCGGTTGACGAAGGTCATCTTGCCGATGATCAAGCCGGCGATCGTGGTTGCTCTGCTCTTCAGGACCCTGGACGCTTTCCGGATTTTCGACAACATCTATGTGCTGACCGGCGGCAGCAACAACACCGGATCGGTGTCGATCTTGGGCTACGACAACCTGTTCAAGGGGTTCAACGTGGGCCTTGGTTCGGCGATCAGCGTGCTGATCTTTGGCTGCGTGGCCGTCATTGCGTTCATTTTCATCAAGTTGTTCGGCGCCGCGGCGCCCGGGGGTGAGCCAAGTGGGCGTTGA
- the vapC33 gene encoding ribonuclease VapC33 (toxin, part of toxin-antitoxin (TA) operon with Rv1241, contains PIN domain) produces the protein MIIPDINLLLYAVITGFPQHRRAHAWWQDTVNGHTRIGLTYPALFGFLRIATSARVLAAPLPTADAIAYVREWLSQPNVDLLTAGPRHLDIALGLLDKLGTASHLTTDVQLAAYGIEYDAEIHSSDTDFARFADLKWTDPLRE, from the coding sequence GTGATCATCCCTGACATCAATCTGCTGCTCTACGCGGTCATCACCGGATTCCCGCAGCACCGGCGCGCGCATGCGTGGTGGCAAGACACCGTCAACGGCCACACCCGTATCGGGCTGACGTATCCGGCGTTGTTCGGGTTCCTACGGATCGCCACCAGTGCCCGCGTGCTCGCCGCGCCACTGCCAACCGCGGATGCGATCGCCTATGTGCGCGAGTGGCTTTCGCAGCCGAACGTGGACCTACTCACGGCGGGTCCGCGCCACCTGGACATCGCGTTGGGCCTGCTCGACAAGCTCGGCACAGCCAGCCACCTAACCACCGATGTGCAACTGGCCGCCTACGGCATCGAATACGACGCCGAGATCCATTCCAGTGACACCGACTTTGCCCGATTCGCCGATCTGAAGTGGACCGACCCGTTGCGCGAATAA
- the lpqY gene encoding trehalose ABC transporter substrate-binding lipoprotein LpqY: MVMSRGRIPRLGAAVLVALTTAAAACGADSQGLVVSFYTPATDGATFTAIAQRCNQQFGGRFTIAQVSLPRSPNEQRLQLARRLTGNDRTLDVMALDVVWTAEFAEAGWALPLSDDPAGLAENDAVADTLPGPLATAGWNHKLYAAPVTTNTQLLWYRPDLVNSPPTDWNAMIAEAARLHAAGEPSWIAVQANQGEGLVVWFNTLLVSAGGSVLSEDGRHVTLTDTPAHRAATVSALQILKSVATTPGADPSITRTEEGSARLAFEQGKAALEVNWPFVFASMLENAVKGGVPFLPLNRIPQLAGSINDIGTFTPSDEQFRIAYDASQQVFGFAPYPAVAPGQPAKVTIGGLNLAVAKTTRHRAEAFEAVRCLRDQHNQRYVSLEGGLPAVRASLYSDPQFQAKYPMHAIIRQQLTDAAVRPATPVYQALSIRLAAVLSPITEIDPESTADELAAQAQKAIDGMGLLP, encoded by the coding sequence GTGGTCATGAGTCGCGGGCGGATACCGAGGCTGGGCGCTGCCGTACTGGTGGCGTTGACGACCGCGGCGGCGGCGTGCGGGGCCGATAGCCAGGGGCTGGTGGTCAGCTTCTACACACCGGCCACCGACGGCGCGACGTTCACCGCAATTGCCCAACGCTGCAACCAACAGTTCGGCGGCCGGTTCACCATTGCGCAGGTCAGCTTGCCCAGGTCCCCCAATGAGCAACGGTTACAGCTGGCCCGACGGTTGACCGGTAACGACCGCACCCTGGACGTCATGGCGCTGGATGTGGTGTGGACGGCGGAGTTCGCCGAAGCGGGGTGGGCGCTGCCGCTGTCGGACGACCCAGCGGGGCTGGCCGAGAACGACGCCGTCGCCGATACCCTGCCAGGCCCGCTTGCGACGGCCGGCTGGAACCACAAGCTGTACGCGGCACCCGTCACCACTAATACTCAATTGCTTTGGTACCGACCAGATTTGGTAAATAGCCCGCCAACGGATTGGAATGCCATGATCGCTGAGGCGGCCCGGCTGCACGCGGCGGGCGAGCCTAGCTGGATCGCGGTACAGGCCAATCAGGGCGAGGGCTTAGTGGTGTGGTTCAACACGCTGCTGGTGAGCGCTGGTGGATCGGTGCTCTCCGAGGACGGCCGGCACGTCACCTTGACCGATACTCCCGCACACCGAGCGGCTACGGTCAGCGCGCTACAGATCCTCAAATCGGTGGCTACCACGCCCGGCGCCGACCCCTCGATCACCCGCACCGAAGAGGGCAGCGCGCGGTTGGCCTTCGAACAGGGCAAGGCCGCGCTCGAGGTCAATTGGCCGTTCGTGTTTGCGTCCATGCTCGAGAACGCGGTGAAGGGTGGTGTGCCCTTCTTACCGCTTAACCGGATTCCGCAGTTGGCCGGCAGCATCAACGACATCGGGACGTTCACGCCCAGCGACGAGCAGTTCCGCATCGCGTATGACGCCAGCCAGCAGGTGTTCGGTTTCGCGCCCTATCCGGCTGTAGCGCCCGGCCAGCCAGCCAAGGTGACGATCGGCGGGTTGAACCTGGCGGTGGCCAAGACGACCCGCCATCGAGCGGAGGCATTCGAAGCGGTGCGTTGTCTGCGTGACCAGCACAATCAGAGGTACGTCTCGCTCGAGGGGGGTCTGCCCGCGGTGCGGGCGTCGCTGTACTCCGATCCGCAATTCCAGGCGAAGTATCCGATGCACGCCATTATTCGGCAGCAACTCACCGATGCCGCGGTGCGGCCGGCGACGCCGGTGTACCAGGCGTTGTCCATCCGGCTCGCGGCGGTGCTGAGCCCGATCACCGAGATCGACCCGGAGTCCACGGCCGACGAACTTGCCGCGCAGGCGCAGAAAGCCATCGACGGCATGGGCCTGCTCCCGTGA
- the sugC gene encoding sugar ABC transporter ATP-binding protein SugC, translated as MAEIVLDHVNKSYPDGHTAVRDLNLTIADGEFLILVGPSGCGKTTTLNMIAGLEDISSGELRIAGERVNEKAPKDRDIAMVFQSYALYPHMTVRQNIAFPLTLAKMRKADIAQKVSETAKILDLTNLLDRKPSQLSGGQRQRVAMGRAIVRHPKAFLMDEPLSNLDAKLRVQMRGEIAQLQRRLGTTTVYVTHDQTEAMTLGDRVVVMYGGIAQQIGTPEELYERPANLFVAGFIGSPAMNFFPARLTAIGLTLPFGEVTLAPEVQGVIAAHPKPENVIVGVRPEHIQDAALIDAYQRIRALTFQVKVNLVESLGADKYLYFTTESPAVHSVQLDELAEVEGESALHENQFVARVPAESKVAIGQSVELAFDTARLAVFDADSGANLTIPHRA; from the coding sequence ATGGCCGAGATTGTGTTGGACCACGTCAACAAGAGTTACCCCGACGGTCACACAGCGGTGCGCGACCTCAACCTCACCATCGCCGACGGCGAATTTCTGATCCTGGTAGGGCCTTCCGGTTGTGGCAAGACCACGACGCTGAATATGATTGCTGGGCTTGAAGATATCTCGTCGGGAGAACTGCGCATCGCCGGTGAGCGGGTAAACGAGAAGGCGCCAAAGGACCGTGACATCGCGATGGTGTTCCAGTCGTACGCGCTTTACCCGCATATGACGGTGCGCCAGAACATCGCGTTCCCGCTGACCCTGGCGAAGATGAGAAAGGCCGACATCGCGCAGAAGGTCTCCGAGACTGCAAAAATCCTTGACCTGACCAACCTTCTGGATCGCAAGCCCTCACAATTGTCGGGTGGTCAGCGACAGCGGGTCGCGATGGGCAGGGCAATCGTGCGCCATCCCAAAGCATTCCTGATGGACGAGCCGCTGTCGAACTTGGACGCGAAGTTGCGGGTCCAGATGCGCGGCGAGATTGCCCAGCTGCAGCGGAGGCTGGGTACCACCACCGTCTACGTCACCCACGACCAGACCGAGGCAATGACGCTGGGCGATCGCGTGGTAGTGATGTACGGGGGCATCGCACAGCAGATCGGCACCCCTGAGGAGCTTTACGAACGGCCCGCCAATCTGTTTGTCGCGGGCTTTATCGGCTCGCCGGCCATGAATTTCTTCCCTGCCAGGCTGACCGCGATCGGACTGACCCTGCCGTTCGGTGAGGTGACGCTGGCCCCCGAAGTCCAGGGGGTGATCGCAGCGCACCCGAAACCGGAAAACGTCATCGTAGGCGTGCGGCCGGAGCATATCCAGGACGCAGCATTGATCGACGCGTATCAACGCATCAGGGCGCTGACCTTCCAGGTGAAGGTCAACTTGGTCGAGTCTTTAGGCGCCGACAAATATCTGTATTTCACTACCGAGAGCCCGGCTGTGCACTCGGTTCAGTTGGACGAGTTGGCGGAGGTAGAGGGGGAGTCGGCGTTACACGAAAATCAGTTCGTGGCAAGGGTTCCCGCCGAGTCCAAGGTAGCCATCGGGCAGTCGGTCGAGTTGGCTTTCGATACCGCCAGACTTGCCGTCTTCGACGCCGACTCCGGTGCGAACCTGACCATTCCGCACCGCGCCTAA
- a CDS encoding transmembrane protein: MTSPFQPRQVPGSTPAAAGAGRRGVPALPTPPKGWPVGSYPTYAEAQRAVDYLSEQQFPVQQVTIVGVDLMQVERVTGRLTWPKVLGGGVLSGAWLGLFIGLVLGFFSPNPWSALVTGLVAGVFFGLITSAVPYAMARGTRDFSSTMQLVAGRYDVLCDPQNAEKARDLLARLAI; encoded by the coding sequence ATGACTAGCCCATTCCAGCCCAGACAGGTTCCCGGTTCAACACCCGCCGCCGCAGGTGCGGGTCGACGTGGTGTGCCCGCATTGCCCACCCCGCCGAAAGGTTGGCCAGTCGGGTCGTATCCCACCTATGCCGAGGCGCAACGTGCGGTCGACTATCTATCCGAACAGCAGTTCCCGGTCCAGCAGGTGACCATCGTTGGCGTGGACCTCATGCAGGTTGAACGGGTCACAGGCCGGCTGACCTGGCCCAAAGTGCTTGGTGGCGGCGTGCTGAGTGGCGCCTGGCTGGGCCTGTTCATCGGGTTGGTGCTCGGGTTCTTCAGTCCCAATCCATGGTCCGCGCTGGTTACCGGCCTGGTGGCCGGGGTGTTCTTCGGGCTGATCACCTCTGCAGTGCCGTACGCAATGGCTCGCGGCACAAGGGATTTCAGCTCGACCATGCAACTGGTTGCCGGTCGCTACGACGTACTTTGTGATCCGCAAAATGCGGAAAAGGCACGGGATCTGCTGGCGCGTCTGGCGATCTGA
- the PE_PGRS23 gene encoding PE-PGRS family protein PE_PGRS23 (Member of the Mycobacterium tuberculosis PE family, PGRS subfamily of ala-, gly-rich proteins) — protein MEYLIAAQDVLVAAAADLEGIGSALAAANRAAEAPTTGLLAAGADEVSAAIASLFSGNAQAYQALSAQAAAFHQQFVRALSSAAGSYAAAEAANASPMQAVLDVVNGPTQLLLGRPLIGDGANGGPGQNGGDGGLLYGNGGNGGSSSTPGQPGGRGGAAGLIGNGGAGGAGGPGANGGAGGNGGWLYGNGGLGGNGGAATQIGGNGGNGGHGGNAGLWGNGGAGGAGAAGAAGANGQNPVSHQVTHATDGADGTTGPDGNGTDAGSGSNAVNPGVGGGAGGIGGDGTNLGQTDVSGGAGGDGGDGANFASGGAGGNGGAAQSGFGDAVGGNGGAGGNGGAGGGGGLGGAGGSANVANAGNSIGGNGGAGGNGGIGAPGGAGGAGGNANQDNPPGGNSTGGNGGAGGDGGVGASADVGGAGGFGGSGGRGGLLLGTGGAGGDGGVGGDGGIGAQGGSGGNGGNGGIGADGMANQDGDGGDGGNGGDGGAGGAGGVGGNGGTGGAGGLFGQSGSPGSGAAGGLGGAGGNGGAGGGGGTGFNPGAPGDPGTQGATGANGQHGLNG, from the coding sequence ATGGAGTATCTGATTGCAGCGCAGGACGTGTTGGTGGCCGCGGCCGCTGATTTGGAGGGCATCGGCTCGGCGCTGGCCGCAGCTAACAGGGCGGCCGAGGCCCCGACCACGGGGCTGCTGGCCGCGGGTGCCGACGAGGTATCAGCGGCCATCGCGTCGCTGTTTTCCGGGAACGCCCAGGCCTATCAAGCGCTGAGCGCACAGGCGGCGGCATTTCATCAGCAGTTTGTGCGGGCACTGAGTTCGGCGGCCGGCTCGTATGCGGCGGCCGAGGCCGCCAATGCCTCCCCGATGCAAGCGGTGCTGGATGTGGTCAATGGGCCCACCCAGCTGTTGCTGGGGCGCCCGCTGATCGGCGATGGCGCCAACGGCGGGCCGGGACAAAACGGGGGCGACGGTGGCTTGTTGTACGGCAACGGCGGCAACGGCGGCTCGAGTAGCACCCCAGGCCAGCCCGGCGGTCGCGGCGGCGCGGCCGGGTTGATCGGCAACGGTGGCGCCGGGGGAGCCGGCGGGCCCGGCGCGAACGGCGGTGCCGGCGGCAACGGCGGGTGGCTATACGGCAACGGTGGGCTCGGCGGCAACGGTGGGGCGGCCACCCAGATCGGGGGCAATGGCGGCAACGGAGGCCACGGCGGCAACGCCGGGCTATGGGGCAACGGGGGGGCGGGTGGAGCCGGAGCGGCAGGAGCGGCCGGCGCCAACGGGCAAAACCCGGTGTCCCATCAGGTCACGCACGCGACCGATGGCGCCGACGGCACTACCGGACCCGATGGCAACGGGACCGACGCCGGCTCGGGCAGCAACGCAGTCAACCCCGGCGTGGGCGGTGGTGCAGGCGGCATAGGCGGGGATGGAACCAACCTTGGGCAGACCGACGTGTCCGGGGGTGCCGGCGGCGACGGCGGCGACGGCGCCAACTTCGCCTCCGGAGGTGCCGGCGGTAACGGTGGCGCCGCTCAAAGCGGCTTTGGTGACGCTGTCGGCGGCAATGGCGGCGCCGGCGGAAACGGCGGAGCCGGCGGCGGCGGGGGGCTGGGCGGAGCGGGTGGCAGCGCCAATGTTGCAAATGCTGGCAACAGCATAGGGGGCAACGGTGGCGCCGGCGGGAACGGCGGTATCGGCGCTCCCGGTGGTGCCGGCGGCGCCGGAGGAAATGCCAATCAAGATAATCCTCCTGGGGGCAACTCCACCGGGGGCAATGGTGGTGCCGGCGGCGACGGCGGCGTCGGTGCCTCGGCTGACGTTGGTGGCGCCGGCGGCTTTGGGGGCAGCGGGGGTCGCGGCGGGCTACTGCTCGGCACGGGCGGCGCCGGCGGCGACGGCGGCGTCGGGGGCGACGGGGGCATCGGCGCTCAAGGCGGCAGCGGCGGCAACGGCGGCAACGGCGGGATCGGCGCCGACGGCATGGCCAACCAGGACGGCGACGGCGGTGACGGCGGCAACGGCGGCGACGGCGGGGCCGGCGGGGCCGGTGGCGTCGGCGGAAACGGCGGGACCGGCGGTGCGGGCGGACTGTTCGGACAGTCGGGCAGCCCCGGCTCCGGCGCGGCCGGGGGCCTCGGCGGCGCGGGCGGCAACGGCGGCGCGGGCGGCGGCGGCGGGACCGGGTTCAACCCCGGCGCCCCCGGCGATCCCGGTACTCAAGGCGCTACCGGCGCCAACGGTCAGCACGGCCTGAACGGCTGA
- the corA gene encoding magnesium and cobalt transport transmembrane protein CorA, translating to MFPGFDALPEVLRPVARPQPPNAHPVAQPPAQALVDCGVYVCGQRLPGKYTYAAALREVREIELTGQEAFVWIGLHEPDENQMQDVADVFGLHPLAVEDAVHAHQRPKLERYDETLFLVLKTVNYVPHESVVLAREIVKTGEIMIFVGKDFVVTVRHGEHGGLSEVRKRMDADPEHLRLGPYAVMHAIADYVVDHYLEVTNLMETDIDSIEEVAFAPGRKLDIEPIYLLKREVVELRRCVNPLSTAFQRMQTESKDLISKEVRRYLRDVADHQTEAADQIASYDDMLNSLVQAALARVGMQQNMDMRKISAWAGIIAVPTMIAGIYGMNFHFMPELDSRWGYPTVIGGMVLICLFLYHVFRNRNWL from the coding sequence GTGTTCCCAGGGTTTGACGCATTGCCCGAAGTGCTGCGACCGGTCGCGCGACCCCAGCCGCCGAACGCACACCCCGTTGCCCAGCCACCGGCCCAAGCCTTGGTCGACTGCGGTGTCTACGTCTGCGGCCAGCGACTGCCCGGCAAGTACACCTACGCCGCCGCGCTGCGCGAGGTGCGCGAGATCGAACTGACCGGGCAGGAGGCGTTCGTCTGGATCGGGCTGCACGAGCCCGATGAAAACCAGATGCAGGACGTAGCAGACGTTTTCGGGTTGCACCCGTTAGCCGTTGAGGACGCCGTGCACGCGCACCAGCGACCCAAGTTGGAGCGCTACGACGAGACGCTGTTCCTCGTCCTCAAGACCGTCAACTACGTCCCGCACGAATCGGTGGTACTGGCCCGCGAGATCGTCAAAACCGGCGAGATCATGATCTTCGTCGGCAAGGATTTCGTGGTCACCGTCCGCCACGGCGAACACGGCGGGTTATCCGAGGTGCGTAAGCGGATGGATGCCGACCCCGAACATTTGCGGTTGGGACCGTATGCGGTGATGCACGCGATCGCCGACTACGTGGTCGACCACTACCTCGAGGTGACCAATCTCATGGAGACCGATATCGACAGCATCGAGGAAGTAGCGTTCGCGCCGGGCCGCAAGCTCGACATCGAACCGATCTATCTGCTCAAGCGGGAAGTGGTCGAGTTGCGCCGGTGCGTGAATCCGCTATCGACCGCATTCCAGCGCATGCAGACCGAGAGCAAAGACCTCATTTCGAAAGAAGTGCGGCGCTACCTGCGCGACGTCGCCGACCACCAGACCGAGGCCGCCGACCAGATCGCCAGCTACGACGACATGCTCAACTCGCTGGTGCAGGCCGCGCTCGCCCGGGTCGGCATGCAGCAAAACATGGACATGCGCAAGATATCCGCGTGGGCAGGTATCATCGCGGTCCCCACCATGATCGCGGGCATCTATGGCATGAACTTTCACTTCATGCCCGAGCTGGACTCCAGGTGGGGTTACCCGACAGTGATCGGCGGGATGGTCCTTATCTGTCTGTTCCTCTACCACGTCTTCCGCAACAGAAACTGGCTCTAG
- the vapB33 gene encoding antitoxin VapB33 (part of toxin-antitoxin (TA) operon with Rv1242), whose amino-acid sequence MRTTLTLDDDVVRLVEDAVHRERRPMKQVINDALRRALAPPVKRQEQYRLEPHESAVRSGLDLAGFNKLADELEDEALLDATRRAR is encoded by the coding sequence ATGCGCACCACCTTGACGCTCGATGACGACGTCGTCCGGCTGGTCGAAGACGCAGTGCATCGCGAACGCCGCCCGATGAAGCAGGTCATCAACGATGCGCTGCGCAGAGCGCTGGCGCCGCCGGTGAAACGGCAGGAGCAGTATCGGTTGGAGCCGCATGAGTCGGCTGTGCGTTCCGGGTTGGATCTGGCCGGCTTCAACAAGTTGGCCGACGAACTGGAGGATGAGGCGCTGCTGGATGCCACGCGTCGGGCCCGGTGA
- the mdh gene encoding malate dehydrogenase, whose translation MSASPLKVAVTGAAGQIGYSLLFRLASGSLLGPDRPIELRLLEIEPALQALEGVVMELDDCAFPLLSGVEIGSDPQKIFDGVSLALLVGARPRGAGMERSDLLEANGAIFTAQGKALNAVAADDVRVGVTGNPANTNALIAMTNAPDIPRERFSALTRLDHNRAISQLAAKTGAAVTDIKKMTIWGNHSATQYPDLFHAEVAGKNAAEVVNDQAWIEDEFIPTVAKRGAAIIDARGASSAASAASATIDAARDWLLGTPADDWVSMAVVSDGSYGVPEGLISSFPVTTKGGNWTIVSGLEIDEFSRGRIDKSTAELADERSAVTELGLI comes from the coding sequence GTGAGCGCTAGTCCTCTCAAGGTCGCCGTTACCGGCGCCGCCGGCCAAATCGGCTACAGCCTGTTGTTCCGCCTGGCCAGCGGCTCTTTGCTGGGCCCTGACCGTCCGATCGAGCTGCGGCTGCTCGAGATCGAGCCGGCACTGCAGGCGCTCGAGGGTGTGGTGATGGAACTCGACGACTGCGCTTTCCCGCTGTTGTCCGGGGTGGAGATCGGTTCCGATCCCCAGAAGATCTTCGATGGTGTGAGCCTGGCCCTGCTGGTCGGAGCCCGCCCCCGGGGCGCGGGCATGGAGCGAAGTGACCTGCTGGAGGCCAACGGCGCGATCTTCACCGCTCAGGGCAAAGCCCTCAACGCTGTCGCCGCGGATGACGTTCGCGTCGGGGTGACCGGCAACCCCGCCAACACCAACGCGCTGATCGCGATGACCAATGCGCCCGACATTCCCCGCGAGCGGTTCTCGGCGCTCACCCGGCTGGACCACAATCGGGCGATCTCGCAGCTGGCCGCCAAGACCGGCGCGGCGGTCACCGACATCAAGAAGATGACGATCTGGGGCAATCACTCGGCCACCCAGTACCCCGACCTGTTCCACGCGGAGGTCGCCGGAAAGAACGCGGCCGAAGTGGTCAACGACCAGGCCTGGATCGAGGATGAATTCATCCCGACGGTCGCCAAGCGCGGTGCGGCGATCATCGATGCGCGCGGCGCGTCGTCGGCCGCCTCGGCCGCGTCGGCAACCATCGACGCTGCCCGGGACTGGTTGCTGGGGACGCCGGCGGACGATTGGGTCTCGATGGCCGTCGTCTCCGACGGGTCCTACGGGGTGCCGGAGGGCTTGATCTCCTCGTTTCCGGTCACCACCAAGGGCGGCAACTGGACGATCGTGAGCGGCTTGGAGATCGACGAGTTCTCCCGCGGCCGGATCGACAAGTCAACCGCCGAGTTGGCTGACGAGCGCAGCGCGGTCACCGAGCTCGGCCTGATCTGA
- the sugB gene encoding sugar ABC transporter permease SugB, whose protein sequence is MGARRATYWAVLDTLVVGYALLPVLWIFSLSLKPTSTVKDGKLIPSTVTFDNYRGIFRGDLFSSALINSIGIGLITTVIAVVLGAMAAYAVARLEFPGKRLLIGAALLITMFPSISLVTPLFNIERAIGLFDTWPGLILPYITFALPLAIYTLSAFFREIPWDLEKAAKMDGATPGQAFRKVIVPLAAPGLVTAAILVFIFAWNDLLLALSLTATKAAITAPVAIANFTGSSQFEEPTGSIAAGAIVITIPIIVFVLIFQRRIVAGLTSGAVKG, encoded by the coding sequence GTGGGCGCGCGGCGCGCCACGTATTGGGCCGTCCTGGACACTTTGGTCGTGGGGTACGCGTTGCTCCCGGTGCTGTGGATTTTCAGCCTGTCACTCAAGCCGACGTCAACGGTCAAGGACGGCAAGCTGATTCCGTCGACGGTGACTTTCGACAACTATCGTGGCATCTTCCGGGGCGACTTGTTCAGCTCAGCGCTGATCAACTCCATCGGAATCGGCCTGATCACCACCGTGATCGCGGTGGTGCTCGGCGCGATGGCGGCCTACGCGGTTGCCCGGCTGGAATTTCCGGGCAAGCGGCTGCTAATCGGGGCTGCCTTGCTGATCACGATGTTCCCGTCGATCTCTTTGGTCACACCATTGTTCAACATCGAACGTGCCATCGGCCTGTTCGACACCTGGCCGGGGTTGATCTTGCCGTACATCACCTTCGCGTTGCCGCTCGCGATCTACACCCTGTCGGCGTTCTTCCGGGAGATCCCTTGGGATCTGGAAAAGGCGGCCAAGATGGACGGTGCAACGCCCGGTCAGGCTTTCCGGAAGGTGATCGTACCGCTGGCGGCGCCGGGCTTGGTGACCGCTGCAATCCTGGTGTTCATTTTCGCCTGGAACGATCTGCTGCTCGCGTTGTCGCTGACCGCTACCAAGGCGGCGATTACCGCGCCGGTGGCCATCGCCAACTTCACCGGCAGTTCGCAATTCGAGGAGCCGACCGGCTCGATCGCGGCCGGCGCGATCGTGATTACGATCCCGATCATCGTCTTTGTTTTAATCTTCCAACGACGGATTGTCGCCGGGTTGACCTCTGGCGCTGTGAAGGGATAG